The genomic window ATCAATTGATCAATGATACAATATCTTTCTATCCTGACCGTTCAATAAGTTTGTGATAATTGATATGAAGGGAGAATCGGTCCCGTTTTTCGTGTTCATGAAAAGCATAATGCCGGCGATATTAGCGTATGTTAAACACACGAGCTTATTAGACTCGACACGGTCATAAGTTTTTAGGTCACTGTATCTTTTCAGGATAAGGGACCGTGTTCTTCCACGTGTTATCGAACATGGTCTTCATCATGCGGGCCAGGTCTTCCTGGTTTATCCAGATGCCCATCTCCTTGCCGGTAGACTTGAAGTCATCCTCGGGATATTCCGCAAAAAGGACCTCTATGTCGTCCACAAGCACGAACCGGATATATGGCAGCGTATCAATGCACCTGAGATCCACCAGGCGGGACAGCTTCAGGGCAATGTCGTTGACCTCGGGCGTGACCGGAGCAATAAAGCGGACTTTTACGTCCCTGTTCCTGAACTCGGACGCCTTGTCGCTAAAATATTTATAAAACCGTACAATACCGTTCGCCGTGGTCATTATGTCGCAGCCGTTATCGCACCTCGAGAACATCTCGTCGACCAGCTTATAGATATTTTGCCTGCCATAGTACAGGAGAACGCTTGCCTGATCGTTCGAGGGTATCGCCTCTTTTGGCCTGATATCGGAAAGAAGCCTCTCCCTGGCCATGTGGAGGTTGCTCATCTCCTTTTCCCTCTCCTCTATCAGGATATCCAGGCCTTCGTCGAGCGGCACCGCCCTGTACCTGTTGATAGCCTCCGGTATTATCGTCACGAGCCCTCTGTTCTGGAGCCCTTTCAGGACAGAATACGTGTGTGGGCGCGGCAGGCCTGATATGTTCGAGACCTTGCTGGCCTCCATCGCACCCCTGGTGACAAGGGTGAGAAAGACCTTTGCCTCATATTCCGTAAGCCCGAACATCGTTAATGTCGATATTGTCTTTTCGTCGAACTGCTGGTTCATATGGCTACGTACAAACATGTTATACGTCTATATATAGATTTATTCCAACCTTTCGATTGGAATTATATACCAACTGGAGGGTAGAAGATGCTGGGTATTAATGACACCTGGATATTAATGGGTTACATACTTACGATCGGTTTTACGCTGGCCTGCATCCTGTACGGTCTGCTTAACTGGAATAAAGGCGGGGATGAGCATGGCAGTTGATACGCTCACGTTCACAGCCGTTACCATAATTTACCTCATAGCTTTAATGGCCCTGGCATACATGGGCTATAAGAAGACTAAGGAAGCCGAAGATTTCATGCTCGCCGGCAGAAAGGTACACCCTGCACTTATTGCCTTGTCCTACGGGGCGACGTTCATAAGCACGTCGGCTATCGTCGGGTTCGGCGGTACGGCAGCGTATTTCGGCATGGGCCTGATATGGCTTACGGTGCTTAATATCGGCATAGGTATATTGCTCGCTTTCGTCGTGTTCGGGAAGAAGACACGTGAGATCGGCAGTAAATTAAAAGCAGTGACTTTCCCCGACCTTATGGGAAAGATATTCAAGTCCAGGTTCATGCAATATGCAAGCGGACTGATAATCGTCGTCGGAATGCCGCTTTACGCCTCAGCCGTACTTATCGGCGGCGCAAGGTTCATAGAGACGACCTTTAACATATCCTACACTACGGCATTACTGGGTTTTGCCATTATCACCGCAGTGTACGTCATTACCGGCGGACTGCTCGCTGTCATCTATACCGATACCTTACAGGGCATCATCATGCTCGTCGGCATGACGATCCTGATCGCTTTCCTGTATGTCAACCTCGGGGGCATCACACAGGCTAACGAAGCCCTTACGGAAATGGCCGGGCTCGTACCTTCAAGCCTTGCCGCCACCGGTCATACCGGGTGGACATCGATGCCATCCGCAGGCTCGCCGATATGGTATACTCTGGTCACGACCATCATACTCGGGGTCGGAATAGGCGTCCTGGCCCAGCCTCAGCTTGTAGTGCGCTTCATGACGGCCAAAGATGACCGGTCGCTCAACAGGGCAGTGCCCATAGGCGGCGTCTTCATACTCATGATGACCGGAGTGGTGTTCACTGTCGGAGCGCTGACGAACGTATACTTCTACCAAAAGACCGGGATGCTGGCATTTGATGCCGCAGGGAAGAACCTCGACTCTATCATTCCCGCATATATCAACGCCGCGATGCCGGACTGGTTCGTCATCCTGTTCATGCTCACGCTCCTTGCGGCGGCAATGTCCACGCTCAGCGCGTTATTCCATACTATGGGCACGGCGCTCGGCAACGATCTTCTGAGCCGCGCGAAAAATTACAGGCTTACGTTATGGAAGAACAGGGCCGGCGTCACGTTCATGATCATCGTCAGCATCATACTGGCTTTCATTATGCCCGGAAGCATCATCGCCAGGGCCACTGCAATGTTCATGGGACTATGCGCCTCTGCTTTCCTCCCTGCTTTCACACACGGCCTGTTCAGTAAAAACCCGTCCAAGAGGGCAGCCATCACCAGCCTGGTCGTCGGTTCCGGTGCCTGGTCCCTGTGGACAGCATTCGTACACATAAAAGAATCAGAAGCTCTCGGGCTATGTCAGATACTCTTCGGAAAGGCCGCGCTGCTCGGTTCTCCCTGGACTGTTGTAGACCCGCTGATAATAGCGCTGCCACTCGCAGCTATGTCACTTGCCGTAGTATGGGCGCTTGATAGCTACGTTTGGACGAAAAAAGAAAGCGGCTCCAAAGAGCCTGCCATATAAGAAGATAACCTGTCTTCATCCCGGGGCATGCCTGATCATGGGCATGCTCCTGCTTTTATTTTTTTAATACGGCCTCTGCATACTGTATGCCCACGCCGTAAGCTCCGGCATGCTCTTTTGCCACCTTCAGGACTTCGTCATAAGTCTCCTGTCGCGCCCAATCCCTCTGTAGTTCCAGCAGCACCTGCAGCCAGGTCACCGGCACCGCACCTGCCTGTATCATCCGATGCATCGCCATGTCATGTGCCACTTCGCTTACGTCTCCGCATGCGTCCGCTACCACATACACCTCGTACCCGGCCTCAAGCGCATTGATGGCGGGCAGGGCGACGCATATCTCGGTCCATAGTCCCGCTATGAGCAACTTTTTTCTGCCCGACATTTTAATGGAATCCACGACATCTTCGTCTTCCATAAAATTCATGTTCGTACGGTCTATGGGTTTCACGTCCGGGAAAACCTCCTGCAACTGTGAGAACATCGGGCCGCTGAAGCTTTTTTCTGCTACTGTCGTCAGGATCGTGGGTATCCTGAATATTTTGGCGGACCTGGCGAGCCCGACTGCGTTGTTGATCAATAGCTGGTCGTCTATCGAGTTTACCGCGAATGCCATCTGGGGCTGAAAATCGACAAGGATAAGCATGCAATTATCAGGGGTCAGCAGCCCGTGTATCTTTCCTTTCATAACATCCTCCTCTATATGGGCTACCATCTATGTTTTTAAATTTCTTTACAATATATGTTACAGAAAAAAATACCTATGAATTAAAAAGTTCACAGGACCCGGTAAATCGTCACGTTTTCATTACAGTAGAGCTTTTCAAAATAGCCTGTATCATCGAACTTTGTGAAGTTTATTTCACTGCAAGGAACACGCCATCCAGTATAAAGCGCCCGCGAAGGGACAAATATATAGTTCGCGTTCTCCGATCTGGCCAGCATGTTAGCCCGCCCGGCGCTATCTGTCTTATATATCTCCGTAGTGTTTGCCATTTTTCCTACGGGGTCCGGCGCATTGGCCCAATCTCCACCGACCGATGAGGCTCTCGTCGTCATACCCATTATCAGCTCGGCGCTAAATATGTCCGCGATAAATTTTTCCGACCTGTCAGTGTTGTTCAGTATCCATTCAGTTGACCTGAACTCGCCCTCTGAAACGATCCGGTTATAATGCAGGTCGGCCTGGTACTTTATCTCCGGCAGCGGCAGGCCCATATTATCCCTGCTTTCTTCCGGCAGCCTGGACAGTATCCGCCCGACCTCGTCATCGATAATGTCGGGCAGGTATTTTCTGGCCTCGTCAAGGCTTGTTTGTAGACTTAAAAAGTATCCGAAGTATATCATGACAAGGAACATCGCCAGCACTGCTGCTGTCCTTACGCGGTCCTTTCCGGCCTTATCCATATCAGAGCGGCTTATGTTTACACTATACTTAAATCTTGCCTGTCAGGCAGGGTCCTGAAATAACGGTCCATAAATTATTTGTCTATACTGTTTGATGCTCAAGCCTGAGGTGTGCATACCCTTGAAAACATATATTATATTTGAGCGATACTTATGGCATTGAGGTCACAGGATGCCCGCTAAAAAAGATGCCTTCCATAAATGTATCCGGAATGGTATCGACTTACTGGACCTTCAATTCATTATCGGAGAAAATTAAATAATATAATCTGGCCGTATATTTTATGGGATGTATAGTTATGGAGCGCGACTATTACACGATGGACGATTTTTCTTTTGATGGAAAGACTGTGCTGCTTAGAGTGGAGTTTAATTCACCAATGGGCCCTAAAGGCGAGATACTCGACGATAAGAGGATCAGGGAAAGTCTGCCGACCATAAAGGGACTGGAAGACTCGAAGCTGGTGCTTCTTGCCCACCAGAGCAGGCCCGGGAAAAAGGATTTCACCACCATGGAAGAGCACGCCAGGCGCCTCCAGAAGTACGTAAAACAAAACGTAAGGTACGTGGACGACATTTTTGGCTGGAACGCCAGGTCTCATATCATGAACATGGAAAAGGGCGACGTCCTGATGCTTGAGAACGTCAGGTTTTATTCCGAAGAGACGCTGGAGCAAAGCCCTGAAGCCCACTCAAAGACACATCTCGTTAAAAAACTTGCACCTGTCGCGCAGATCTTCCTGAACGATGCCTTTGGCGCTTCCCACCGGTCCCAGTGTTCGCTGGTCGGCTTCACTCCCGTGCTGCCGTCAGGCGCCGGCAGGCTGATGGAAAAGGAGATAGATTCCCTCAACGAAGCGCTGACGGGAGGAGGGGAGACGATATACGTCCTCGGCGGCGCCAAGGTGGACGACAGCATAAGCGTCACAAAGAACGTGCTCGAGAAAAAGATCGCGAGCAAGGTCCTGGTCACAGGGGTCGTAGCGAACGTGTTCATGGCCGCGAGCGGCATAAGGATAGGAAAGCCTAACATGGACTTCCTGGAGAAAAACGATTATATCGGCCAGATCGACCTGGCAAAGACCATTCTTAAGGCTTTTGACGGCAAGGTCGTATTGCCGTCGGATGTAGCGATAAACAAGGACGGAAAGCGCGAGGAGATAAACGTCATGGATCTGCCGACGGACTATCTTATATCCGACATAGGGCAGGCGACAATACTGAGCTTCTCCGACATGATAAGGCATGCGGATAAGGTCATCATCAACGGCCCCTCCGGCATATTCGAGAACCCGGAGTTCAGCGCCGGCACGAACGACATACTGATGGCCGCCACCAGGGCGAAATTCTCCGTGATAGGCGGAGGCCACAGCTCTGCGGCAGTGGAGCAGCTTGGCATCGAGGACCGGATCTCGCATGTTTCTACGGGCGGCGGGGCCTGCATAGACTTCCTGTCGGGCAAGAACATGCCGGCGATAGAGGCATTAAAGGCTGCAAAGGCAAGGATACAAAAATAAGCGTGTTAACCGGCCGTAAGGCCTTAATTTTTCTATTTGCTGGCTTATCGATCTTTGAAGTATCTTTGTAATATCAGGATAACGTATTTTCATTATTTATAAAAAGTGTATTTCGTCCCGAATGCCAGGCTTTTTACCATTATTATGCAATGGTATGCCGGCAGAATTTGCCGGTCAAAAAAGAAAAGCCTAATAAGCGTTCGCGTCTTGTTAATATACATTTGAGATGATAACATGACCAGCGATGTGTTTTTCGCGAGCTTCAGGGCAAGGTCGCCGGGAGAGAACAAGCTAAGCAAGATAAAAAAGCTATTTTCGGAGTCGGGTTTCAACGAGCTGATCGATGAGGATGATCTCACGGCCATCAAGGTCCATTTTGGCGAGGCCGGTAACGATACATTTGTAAGCCCCATCTTTATCAGGCCGGTAGTAGACAGGGTGAAGAGAAACATGGGAAAGCCGTTCGTGACCGATACGGCCACTCTCTATAACGGATACAGGCGGAACGCGGTCGACCATGTCACCACGGCAATAACTCACGGGTTCGGCTTTTCGGTGCTGGACGCGCCGGTGATAATCGCGGACGGTCTCACCGGCAATGACCATGTGGAAGTGGAGATAGAAAAAGGGCACTTTAAGACTGTCAGGATCGCCAGTGGTATCCATGAGGCAGATAGCATGATCGTCATGTCCCACTTTAAAGGGCACTGTATGGCAGGGTTCGGAGGCGCCATTAAGAACCTGGCCATGGGATGCGCTCCACCCGCAGGAAAACTTGAGCAGCATTGCGCGAAGGCCATGGTCGATACGGACAAGTGCATAGGGTGCGGGAAGTGCTCGAAGGCATGCGAATACTACGCCATACACATCGTAGACAAAAAGTCAAGGGTCGATGAAGAAAAATGCATATCCTGCGGGGAGTGTGCCGCAGCATGCCCCGAGTACGCCATAGACTTCGACTGGGAGAAGGATGTGCCCGTATTCATCGAAAAAATGGTGGAATACGCTTATGGGGCGGTAAAGGATAAAAAGGGAAAAGCAGGCTATATCAACTTCCTGATGAACATTACGCCTGACTGTGACTGCGCCCCGTTCAGTGATACGCCCATTGTTCCGGACATAGGCATACTTGCATCAAAGGACCCTGTGGCGATAGACAAAGCCAGCGTTGACCTTGTTAATAAGCAGATAGGCATTCAGGCATCGATGCTTGCCTGTAACCTTGAGGAAGGAAAGGACAAGTTCAGGGGACTGTGGGATAACGTGGATGGCAACAGACAGCTTGTGTACGGGGAAAAGATCGGTCTCGGCAGCACAGATTACCGACTGATAGAGATCTAAAAAACGCATATTTTTTAGGATTAAGCCCTTTATTGCTCGGGAGCGAGTTTTTCAAGGCCTCTCGGGCAGAACCCCAGCGCGAGCCATTCGCATCCGCGGCAGATGTCCTTGAAATCTTCGGGTCTTATCTTTTCTTTGATCAACGTGTACAGGTCTTTGGCTTTGAACCTGTCTCCCGGTTTTATGCCAAGCTTGTTCATGACCCTGCGGTCCATCTCTTTCACCGTAGAGTCAAGCTTAAGGCCGCCTTTGAAGCAATCCTCTCCCTGGGCGTTAGGGCATGCAAGGCAAATAACGTCGCAGCTATCAACTACTTCGATCTCCATGTCCGGGTTCTGGTCTATCATGCGTTTTACCTTATAAAAGTTTTTTATGAACTCCGCGGTGTAACCTACGCCCTGAAAGCCCAGCATACATAAAAGATGATGGGCGCGAAGCGGTATACCTTTGAAATCCCCGGCATTTGCCTTTTTTACCATGTCCTGTTAAATATATATTAATACGTTATAAACATTTTGAATTCAAACTACTTTGAACTTCTTTTTATCAATTTCCAAGCAGATAACTTTTTTATTATAATGCGGATAACAAACTTATATTGACATATAATTGAGGTGATCTTTTTTACATCCGACCTGACACCACTGCTCAAGCCCCGCACTATCGCGGTGATAGGCGCCTCCGGGAACGAGTCCAAATGGGGATATAAGGTTTTCCACAATATCATCAGTAACAGGTATAAAGGCAAAGCATACCCCGTAAACCCTTCGGCTGACGAAATTTTAGGAAATAAGTGCTATCGGTCGATAGGCGACGTGCCTGACGAGATCGACCTTGCTGTCATCATAGTGCCCGCCCCGGTAGCCCTGAAAGTCGTCGATGAGTGCGGAGAAAAAGGCGTAAAGACATTATGTGTCATAACGGCAGGATTTAGCGAAGTGGGACCTGAAGGCGCAAAACTGGAAAAGATACTTAAAGAGAAAGTGAAGGGCTACGGCATGAGGATGCTCGGCCCCAATACGATGGGTTTTGTAAACCGGAGCATAGGGCTGAACGCAAGCATCGTTCCGCGGATGCCGTACAGGGGAGAGATCTCTTTTATAAGCCAGAGCGGGGCTCTCGGGCTCGCTCTTGCAGACTGGGCTCTCGGGTCTCAGCTGGGGCTTAACTGCATCATAAGCACGGGAAACAAGGCCGACATATCCGAGGCCGACCTGCTTGAGTTTTTCGAGGAAGATGCCGATACATGGACCATAGCGATGTACATCGAAGGGCTAAAGGACGGCAGAAAGTTCATGAATTCCGCGCTAAAGGTCAAAAAGCCAATGCTCGCCATAAAGTCGGGCGTCAGCCAGGCCGGAGCACGGGCGGCAGCATCGCATACCGGCAGCCTGGCCGGTTCGGACTCGGTATATGACGCGGCATTCAGGCAAAGCGGCGTCATACGCGTGGAAGGCGTGGAAGGTATGTTCGATGCCGCAATGGCGCTGTCGACGCAGCCCCGCCCGAAAGGCAACAGGGTGGCCATACTGTCTAATGGAGGGGGAGCCGCAATAATGGCAAGCGACGCCTGTGAGCGAAGGGGCATGAAAGTCCCGCCGCTCAATAAATATACAAGCGCGGGCATCGCGAGACTGCTTCCGGCTTTCGCTTCGGTCAAAAACCCTGTCGATACTGTAGCAATGTCTGATTATGAGCTCTACAGGGAATCTCTGAAGATCCTGATAAACGATGACGACATAGACTGTGTCATGGTCATTTATGCGCACGGCGGATTTACCGACGCCATGGAGCCTGCAAATGCGGTAGTGGACGCGCTGAAGGAGAAATATCCTAAACCTCTCGTCGCCTGCTGGATGGGCGGGGAAGATATAGAGAGCGTTGCCAGGATGTTCAGGAAAAACCGCGTGCCTTATTATCCCGTTCCTGAAAGGGCCGCCGAGTCGCTCCGGTGCCTTATCGACTATAATAATTTCTTAACCGCGAGGTCTAAAAATGATGCTGGATGAACTTAAAGCAAAGTCGCTGCTAGGGGATTTTGATATTCCCGTGAACGATGGCCGTGAAGTGCTTGACGTGGACGATGCGGTGAAGGCAGCCGGCAGCATCGGGTTCCCGGTGGCGATGAAAGTGTTATCCCAAAAGATCTCGCATAAGAGCGACCTGGGCCTTGTCAGGCTGGACATAAGCTCCTCGGAAGGCGTCAGGGATGCCTACGAACATATCCTATCAAAGGCAAAAAGTATCGATCCCGGGGCAAGGGTAGTCGTAGAGACCATGGCGCCTGACGGTACTGAGGTCATCGTCGGCGCAAAAAGAGACCCTCAGTTCGGCCCTGTCATACTTTTCGGGCTCGGAGGCATCTTTGTGGAAGTATTCAAGGATGTTTCCCTGAGAGTAGCACCTGTGAACAAAAAAATGGCAATGAACATGATCGGCGGGATCAAAGGATACGTCATACTTAAAGGATACAGGGGAAAAAACGGCGTAGACATTGACGCCCTGGCTGACATAATAGTCAAAGTGTCCGATCTCATGATGTCAAGGAAAGATGTCCAGGAACTGGACGCTAATCCGGTCATCGCATATGAAAAGGGTGCTGTCGCGGTCGATGCTCGCGTCCTTTTAAAAGATTAGCTATGATGTCAGCGGCGGTACACCGGGGCCGGCGCATCAAACGGCGCCCCTGCGGCCTTTTCATACTGTCGGGGATCTTTTATACCGTAGCAGCGCGACTCCATCGCTATAGCTACCCTGTCAGCCCTGTTAGATAACGCATATAATAATGGGACCGTTATCGATAATATTCCCTTTAACGCATTGACCGGTCCTTTAAAGCTCACGCCCCTGGATTCCTGGGCCATCCTTATCGATTGATACTCGGAGTATATCACCGGCAGAAATGTGATCGCCAGCATCATCATCGTCGCTATGTCCCTGCCTATCTCTGTCTTAGTGACCCTGCTCAGCGGCCTTAACGATCTCTCGACGGTATCTGCGAACTCTGTCTCCGACGTTGTTATGGTGACCACGGATCCTGCCAGGTACAGCAGTATCATCCTCGCCGCCGAGGCCGCGGCAAGCTCCGCGCCTGTCGAAGTTATATCGACGATCCAAAAAGACGCAAGGACATCGCCGCCTTCTACAAGCACTGCCTGTGCTATCGATATGACGGCTATCACCGGTATCGCGGGTAAAAACAGCCTTAGCAAACTGTTGATATTCACCCTGAGCGCGAGCATCGATATGATGGTCACGGCGAACAGTATGGCGAATTCATACGCCCCTGAGAGCATGACTGTCAGTATGCCGAAAATAGCCAGAGCGAATATCTTCGTACCCGCGGATATCTTCATTTTCCCGCCCTCCCAGTTATCTGTGCGAAAATATTGTCGGCCAATTTTTCAGGAGTAAAGGCATTTCCGGGTTCGAGCCCCATTTTTTCAAGTTTTCGGGACAGAAGGACTGTATCAGGCAGCGGTAAGCCCATAGATTCAAGGCTATCATATCTCACAAGGCTATCGGGCATATCATCTGCGATAATGCTTCCGGAGTCCATTACTATGGCACGGCTGCAAGCCCCGAGCATATGGGCAAGGCCGTGGGACGCGACAACTATGGTCATACCTTTATCGTTGAGGCTCATTAAAGTCCTCAACACCTGCTTCTTTCCCTTAAGGTCAAGCCCTGCAGTAGGCTCATCGAGAAACAGGTATTCGGGCTCCGTGGCTATAACGCATGCGATGGCGGCAAGTCTTTTCTGGCCGTGGCTAAGCTCCTTCGGTGATATGTCCAGCGATCTTTCATCAAGTCCCACTGAAGCTATAGACCTCAAGACCTTTTCGCCAATCAGACTTTTATCGACTCCCATGTTCTTGATGCCGAAAGCCACGTCATCGTACAATGTCCTTTCGAAGAGCGCCCGCTCCGGGAACTGGACTGCGAAAGCTACCTTGCGGCGGCATCTTTCGGGAGATACCCCGTTGATCGTCACCGACCCTTTTTTAGGCTTTAAAAATCCTGCCATGCATTTTAATAGGGTGGTTTTTCCCGAGCCGTTACGGCCTGCGACCATTACGAACTCGCCATTGCCTATCTTAAGCGTCACGTTGTTCAGGGCGCGGGCTTCGCCGGGCTCGCCGGGGCTATACATATGTGTTACACCCTTTAGCTCCAGTGGCAAATCTCTCTCACCGCCCCTTCAACGCTCCAAAGGTCGCCTGTGTCCGCTCCGAGCTTTTTCAGCCTTTTGGAGAACCTTAACATCTGGGGCACGTCTACGCCTATACTTTCAAGTTCTTCATGCCGGGAAAATATCTCCTCCGGAGTTCCCCGCATGGCTATTTTACCGTTATCCACGACGAAGATCTCATCGGCCAGCAAAGCCTCTGCAGGGTCGTGCGTTACAAGAACGATCCCTCTGTATCCGCTCTTTAATTTCCCGATGATTTCCCTTACCAGCCCGGTCCCTTCGCCGTCAAGGAGCGATGTGGGCTCGTCCATGGCTATATATGAGGGGTTCATTGCAAGGACTCCTGCGATCGATAAAAGCTGCTTTTGCCCGCCGGAAAGGTCATGAACGCTCTTATCGGCCATTTTCTCAAGCCCTACAAGACTGAGAGATTCTATTGCCACGGCAAGGGATTCAAATGATGAAAACCCGAGGTTCTTTGGACCGAACGCCACGTCGTCCAGGACTTTTCTGGATACCAGCTGGTCCTCGGGATCCTGAAATACCATCCCAACTTGACGCCTCGCATAATACATATCGTCCCTGGTATTGATGCCGTCCACAAGGCAATCCCCGGAGCCCGGCAATAAAAGGCCGTTCATCAGCCTTATCATCGTGCTTTTTCCCGAGGCGTTAGGTCCCATGATCGCGATGACCTTCCCCTTCTTTATTTCAAGAGAAACGTCCTTCAGGACCTCTTTGCTCCCGTAAGAAACTGAAACATTTTTAAGCTCTATCAAATCCGGACCTCTTTTAATCGCTAAGTCTGAACCTGGTGGCGATATATGCTGCCACTAACACCTTGATAATGTCTCCCGGTATGAAGGGCAACACTCCGACCAGCAGCGCTGTGTCAGGGGCCATATGCGCGACCAGCATGAGCTGTGCGGCTCCGCATATGTATATCATCAGCGTCCCGAGAGACATGGCAATTAAGTACTGCATGTAGCCGGGTTTTTGATATTTTTTAATGATCATCCCGATCAATATGGCGCATAAAACGAACCCTATGAGGTAACCGCCGGTAGGCCCGATAAGGACTCCAAGGCCCGACTGTCCTCTTGAAAAGACCGGGAGGCCGACAAGTCCCAGCAATATGTATACTATCATGGACAGCCCGCCGAAATACGATCCGAGCACGCCTCCTGCAAGTATGACGAAAAAAGTCTGCAATGTCAGCGGAATGATGCCCAGCGGTATGGTTATCCACGCACCAACGGCCGTAAGCGCGGCGAACAGAGATGCATAGACCATTTTATTGACATAGCTTCTTTCAGGGACGCCCTGCATAAATTGTAAACCTCAAAAAATAGAAGGTTTACAAATATTTAAAACTTGCCAGAGTATCAACACGTTGACTATGCCTGTATCACTCCGGTATCTTGCCTGATGACAAATTCATATCTTAGATCTCAGCAGGAAATAAGCCACTATGGCGAGCATGAATATCGAAGAGCCTACTAGTATGATGATACCGTTCATGTTATCATTGTCAGGCGGGGGTGTAGGCGTAACCGTTGGCGATGGTGTCGGTGTCGCTGTCGGTGTAGGCACTATTGTCGGCGTGGGCAATGGCACGGCATTCGCAGGGCTTATCTTAGAGAGCACTGGAGTATACTTATCCTCCCTTCCGGAATCGCCCAGCTGTCCGTACTGGTTATTTCCCCATGCGAGCACGGAACCATCATCTCTCAGCGCCAGGCAGTGCGAGGGCCCTGCTGATATCATTTTGACATTATAGAGGCCGTATATCATCGATGGAGCGCTTACCGGGACATTACTTAGCTCTCCGTTCCCGAGCTGCCCGTATTCATTATTACCCCATGCCCATACCGATCCGTCTCTCTTCACGGCTACAGAATATGAGCCGCCCGAGGCTATCAGCTTCACGTTATCCAGCCCGCTGATCTTTACTGGCGTTAAACTACGCTCTGTGCTGTCATTGCCAGGCTGTACCTGAGCGTTACTTCCCCATGCCCATACCTGGCCGTTCTTATCGAGCGCGAGGGAGCAGGTGTAACCGGCTGATAACGAATCCGCCGCCAGCAGATCAGTAACGCTTACCGGGTCAATGCTGTTCAGTGTCGTGCCATCGCCAAGCTGGCCTTCCTTGTTTTGACCGAGGGCGTATACCCCCCTCATTTTGTTAGCCGCCAGTAAATGATGGCTTCCTGCAGCGATACTGTTTATCAGGTCCAGGTCCTCTATCATGACCGGGCCCTTAAGGCTTTCATTCTTCGCGTCGACAGCCTTTCCTAAAAAGTTATAGCCCCATGTCCATACAGTCCCGTCATATTTTAGGGCTATGACGCTCTCGTTCATGACCACTATATCCCTGACGGACGTCAAACCGGCTACCTGTACAGGAACATCGCTTTCAACGCACGTCCCGTCGCCAAGCTGGCCATAACGGTTATTTCCCCAGCCCCATACGGTGCCGT from Methanooceanicella nereidis includes these protein-coding regions:
- a CDS encoding RCC1 domain-containing protein translates to MAMEPEVIAVAAGHGHSVALKDDGTVWCWGSNGYGQLGDGTRIDRYAPVQVSYYDYMNKVSFLTDIRAVAAGNSFTMVIKNDGTVWGWGNNRYGQLGDGTCVESDVPVQVAGLTSVRDIVVMNESVIALKYDGTVWTWGYNFLGKAVDAKNESLKGPVMIEDLDLINSIAAGSHHLLAANKMRGVYALGQNKEGQLGDGTTLNSIDPVSVTDLLAADSLSAGYTCSLALDKNGQVWAWGSNAQVQPGNDSTERSLTPVKISGLDNVKLIASGGSYSVAVKRDGSVWAWGNNEYGQLGNGELSNVPVSAPSMIYGLYNVKMISAGPSHCLALRDDGSVLAWGNNQYGQLGDSGREDKYTPVLSKISPANAVPLPTPTIVPTPTATPTPSPTVTPTPPPDNDNMNGIIILVGSSIFMLAIVAYFLLRSKI